The genome window CGCAGGGCATCCCAGAAGGGGCCTTGCTCCTCCTCGGAGAGACCAAAGATGGTATTGTAGTAGCGCTGGAGTCTCTCGTTCTCCTTCTTGACGGCAGGGTAGTTCTGCCACGACTCGCTGCGAGGCTGGCGACCGCGGTCACCGCCGCCCTCGGcgttgccgccgccgcgggaCTTGCCCTTCTTGCCTCCCTGATGGAATTGTTGTCAGCACGCGAACAGGCAGTAGGAGTCAATTGAAAAGCGACCGCAAAAACTTACTCTGAACTTGCGACCCATGGTGTGTCGCGGGAGTGGGAAAGAGAAAATTAAGTCAACGTGCGTGGAGGGGTATGGGTTCCGCACGGCGAGTGTTGTTCGAAAGGAAGGGAAATTCAGAGGTAAGAGTCGTCGCAGTCCAATCCTGTCAGCGTTGGTGGGTAGTGTCGCGCGGTGTGAAATTTTGCCGTCACCAGAAAAAGAGCAacggagaaaaaaaaaaaaaaaaaaaaaaaaagttggaGGTTCGGGTGGAATGCGCCAACATGCGGCCAGCCCCTCGATTGGAGATGATTGGCCTATCAGAGGATAGCTATGGGGAGCATCTAATCACCCCGCATCGTACCCCTGTACCCTCAGGGTCCGCCCCGGCCCCCCGCCCGGCATGTATCCGCTGAAGCCCGCTGGAGCCCGCTGAGAAGTGTCCCGCACTCATCACCTCTCAGTGTGCATACGAGTCTTTCAAGATACAAGTAAGCACCAAAGGTACTCAACCTTCATCTCATCATCCTCCCATCTTCGGCGTCTGTTACGGCGGTAGATGCGATCGGGATTTTGACCATATCGGCTGCGGTCCATGTAAACTCAAGTAGCTCACCTCTGCGGAATGAGGCCGCAGGCACGGCGCCCATTACTCTACTTCTGGAAGCCCAAGCTTCCTGTAGGTCTGCACCTCATAGATGCGTGACATCCGCAGGGCGTGACAGCAAAACGTAAACTGTACGCTTGCCATCGCTTTCAAGAGCCTCCGATCACCGTCGCGGAGCTCATTCCGCTTCTCCCTCACTAAACAACCAAGTAATCCTCTCCGTTGTATTAATATCTCGACTGCTATTGGATACCTGAGCTGAATGGTGGTGGGCACCGAGGCACGCATCGTCAGGGATGGGGGGCCCCAAAACGCCAGAGCGGCACAATGGACGTATAATGCGGGGTTTGCCTCGGGACCCGAGTACCGGTAGTCGGCGGAGAGCGTGGCCAACTCTTAGCAATTCCAGGCTTGATTTCCGTCTTGATGACTGCAGATTGCTGTCTCATTCTGTTAGTGACGTGGAAGTTGATCCCCCATACCCATACCTGCCGGGGTTGGGGTATCGGCAACCGAAGCTTGAGCTATCCCGCATTAAAGTCTATATGCGACCCTTTCGGATGGACATTCGCGTGGCGAGGAAATACTCATCTCTCACACTTCATCTCACTCATATAAAGCTCAAACCCACGTCCGCAATTGCCGGTACTACTCTCTATTCATACTGAAACAACATACACATACATATGTTCTGTGAAGCGATCCCTCATTGAGAGAAGAAAACCATGGCACCATCAACCTCAGTCAGCCAGATCCCCCACGCGGACGCCTCCGCCGTCAATCACACAAACGGCAACGGCGTCCTGCCCAGCTCTACCATTGCGCCTGAAAAGAAGCCCGGGCAAGACAAGTCAAAGACCCTGGAGACCAAGGGCTTCCCCCGCCCGCAAAAGTTTGACGATCCGTACCAGCAGCGCCAGCACCTTAAGGAGCGTCTGGCCCTAGGCTTCCGCATCTTTGCAAAGAACGGCTTCGACGCCGGCGTCGCTGGCCACATCACAGTCAGAGTATGTATTCTTCCGTCTTGGAAACGATCAACATATTCTCGAACCAGCTTCGTGAATCTAAAACTAACGACGTCAAAAGGACCCCGTTGAGCCGCAAACATTCTGGCTAAACCCATTTGGCGTCCCCTGGCCACTACTCAAAGCGTCAGACCTCATCCGCGTAGATGAGAATGGCGAAGTGGTCGAGGGTGGCCCCGTCAGGCTCTTGAATACCGCCGGTTCGTCCCCTCAGAACGGACCAACTTTATCAGTTGCCTCTCGACGAATCTAGCTGACAATGTAAACTCGTAGCATACATGATTCACCACGCGGTCCATGAAGCCCGCCCCGAAATAAACTGCGTAGCCCACTCCCACTCCCTCTACGGCCAAGCCTTCTCCGCCCTCGGCCGCAACCTCGACATCACCACCCAGGACACCTGCGCCTTCTACAACGACGTCGTCCTCTACAACTCCTTCGGCGGCATCGTCCTCGGCAAAGAGGAAGGCCTGCGCATCGCCGCCGCCCTGGGCAACAAGAAGGCCGCCATCCTGCAGAACCACGGCCTCATCACCTGCGGCAAGAGCGTCGAGAGCTGCGTCTACTGGTTCCTCAGCCTCGAGCGGTGCTGTCACCAGCAGCTTTTGGCTGATGCCGCTGCGGGAGGGAGGGGCCACGAAACGGTCAAGATCGATCAGGAAGATGCTGAGTTTACATACAAGTCCATCGGATCCGAGGTGGCAGGGTGGTTTTCGGGGAAGCCTACTTTTGATATGATGGAGCATGAGTCTGGTGTTGCTTATAAGATGTGAGAGTGGTGGAGGTGGTGGGATTAATGATGTATGGAAATGCCAGGCAGAATGAACAGCTTTGTTATTGATTATCGCTGACGGAATTTGAGAATCTTAGCGACATGTAAGGTTTACCTGTAGCCATCGGTAGCTACCTATACAAAAGGGAGCCCATACCATGTTGAATCGTGCCTCTTCAGGACTGGGTGGGGATGTAGCCTGAACGGTCTTTTGTCTGGACCATTATATATTCCAGATTTGGTGGCTAGCCCAAGGTACGGTACATAGGACTGAACTCCACAGCCTTCGCATCAAAGAGAGATCCAGCGGTCCGCCCGTCCTGACGTGCCTCTTCACGTATTCGTTATGTACTACGCTCGGCTTAAGGAATGACGGGACGGGAGCAAGGGTGTCTAGAATGACTCCGGCTTAACAGATATGTTGACTGCGATGGTGCAAGAACAAGGGTGTTTAACATGACTCTTGCTTAACACATATGTTGACTGCGATAATCTTGCTACGCTCTCCAAATTCGAGACAAAGGCTAATGACGCACCAAGCTCTGGGATTCGTGTCTGGGGCGTACTTCAAGTCACTGGTCATTCTTTCAAACCGAATAATTCTCAACGTATCGGACATGGACGACAAGGGGCCAGTCTTGAAGGAAACCATGACAATTTACGAGAGACTACCACATCTACGTACCTAGAAAGCCTCAGTTTCGTCATCAAGGGTGTTCAGGCTATCGGCTAAAATGTCATAGATCGATGTGGTCTCTCCTGTTCTAGGAACTGTGTCAACGTCCCAGCTCAGAAGGTTCGTCTTGCACTGTGAGGATGTACAGAACCAGTCCATTCCATCTGTCTGCATCGTTTCAAGCTTCCACCGGGTTCGGGAGGATTGTTGTAATGCCGTCTACAAGAGTTTCTGGTTTAGTTGCGACTTCTTGCACCGCTCTAGCCACGACAAAGGATGAGATATTCATTCTTTTGTGTCACTGCCTGGCTTGATGAGTGTCGAAAGGGTCTAAGCTGCATCTTCGGAAATCATCCAGTGATATAGCTTAAATTGGTTCCCCATTCTTTGttagttttaaatttatCCTAACTATCCGTTATACAAAATATTGGGTATTTGTAGAGGAGAACGGGAACGGAAGTCATATGTAACTACTCTTGGTTGATACTGTGTAGGAAAATCTGGCTGCTCGCCTATAATTTGCCTCACATCAAACCAAACAGACAGGAACGGAACCTAGCACGGTCTCTTCACAACTTACAAGCTCGAGTACAGTCTTACTCCCTGGACTCAAGCCCCTAGGCACAAGCTAACCACGCTATTTGTGTCGGAGGTTCAAGTATGTAGGTGATCACACGAATCATTCAATGTTTCCGATCTATATTGAGCTCACTCTCCGACTGCAGATTCGAAACACAAGTAACGGCTTCTTTCTATGTGTATGTGTACAGGATCTCCATACAGATGCCAAAAGTACACGCAGCCCGGGCACAATCTATAACGTGCTGTTCTAATGCATCATATCCAACTCCCTGACTGGCTTCTCCAACCGCCTTACCCATACTGAGATGCAGGAACAACCTCGGCCCCTTTTCACTTATTTTCCACCCTCAAAAAGCTCCTCCAAATCCTTCCTCTCACCACTATGATGAACCATGTCATAAAACACGCCTCTCGCTTTATACAACTCAACCGGTCGACCCGCCTCAACGACCCGTCCAGCCCCCATGACGACGACCGTATCATAATCCGCAATCGTCCGCAGGCGGTGGGCAATCGTGACCAACGTACGGTCGTCACCGCCACCATCTCCGTTAACCTCCCTCCGCAGCACAGCCTGAATGCCCCTATCCGTCTCATAGTCCATGCTTGCCGTCGCCTCATCCAGCAACATCAACCTGCTGCCCCGCACCAGCGCACGACACAGCGAGAGAACCTGGCGCTGCCCATGGGAGAAGTTCTCACCCTTGGCGTTCACAACCGTCGACAGCGCCAACTTGGAAGAGTCACCGTCACGCGcgaccaccgccgccgcgtcGTCGTCCGCGTCGGTATCCACGTCCGAAGAAGGCTGGTACTGGAACGAAGCGATCCCTTGACACGACTCGAGCGCCCTCTCGAGCACGGGCTCGGCGATCTTGCCCGTCGGGTCGAGGTTCGTCCTCAGCGTGCCGTTGAAGAGCACGGCCTCCTGCGGGATGATCGTCAACGCCTCGCGGAGCCGGCGGCGCGGGATCTTGGTGATGTCGACGCCGTCGTAGAGGATCTGGCCCGACACGATGTGCGTGAAGCGCAGGAGCGAGAGGACGAGGGTGGATTTGCCGCTGCCCGTGCGGCCGACGATGGCGACGCGCTCGCCGGCGCGGAATTTGAGGTTGACGTCTGTGAGGATGTTGGGACCGTCTTGATCGTAGCGGATGGTGACGTTGCGGAACTCGATTTCGCCTGTTGTTGGCCAGGTTTTGGGGATGACGTGGGTTGGGGTGTCGGTGTATTCGACTTGGCCTTCTTCCGGGTAGGATTCGTCGTCCTTTTCTTCGGTGTCGAGGCCGGCGTATTCCTTGATACGTACGAACTGTTCTCTGATGTTAGCCACCGTAACTCCAGAATCACAAAGAAAGGAGCGGGAAAAGGGGATGCGCGCAACTTACACTTTGCAGCTCTACCTCGAGGTCGTTCATGCTACGGACGAGACCCAGGATCGTCTGACTCAAACCGGTGGCATTGTGCAGCGAGAAACCCACAAGACCGGCGCCCACAAGGCCGGCCTTGGACACGGCAATGATGCCCGCGCTCAAGCCGACCAAGGCCGTGATGACATCGACGCGCATCGCGACCCACCGATTGCAGTTGAAGTGCGCCTCCGCCGCCCGAGACCAGACGCGGAGCTTGTCCGCGAGGTTATCGCCAAAAGTATCCGGCATCCCGGCCCGCGCACGAATAATAGGCAGACCCGCGAGCGTATCCGCAAACTGCGAAAAGATGGGCGACTGCGAGCTCGCGACGAGACGCTTGATAGTGACGGCCGTGCGGGTGTAGATCTCGCCGACGACGAGGCCGCACGTGGAcgcgacggcggcgggcACGATGAAAATCGGCATGATGGAGCTGATGGCGAAGATGCGGATGACGAGCGCCAGCGAGCTCTCGAGGAAGGCGCGGAGCTGCGGGCTGACGCTGAGGTCGAGCGAGGACATGTCGCTCGAGAAGCGGTTGATGATGCGGCCGACGGGCGTCTGCTTGTACCAGCTCAGGGAGACGCGCATGACGGCGCGGATGAAGTCGTTGTGCAGCTTGCGGGCGGCGTGCCAGGCGCCGTTCTCGAAGACGAGGAAGACGGCGGCGTAGAGAACCGACTCGGTGACGGTGACGGCGGCGTAGACGCCCAGGTAGAAGGCGATGTCGACGGCCGTCTGCCTGTCGTAGGCGTCTACCCAGACCGAGAGCCAGAGGGTGCCGCCCATGACGGAGAGCTGGGAGAGGAGCATCAGGAACATGCAGAATACTGCGTACCCTGGGCCGCCAAAGTAGGTCATGTACTTGAAGACTTTGTTTCTAGTTGTCAGCTTTGAAGCTTTGAAGGTCTTCAGGGGGTTGCACTTACACATTAAACGAGCGCTCTTCCCGCTAGCCTTCATCTCCTGAGCAACCACATCCTTCGTTCCCTTATCGACGGCGACCTTTCTGGCATCGTTGAGCGGATCCGTCTGCGTCTCGACTTCGGTATCCGAGTTGTCGGAGACCTCAGTGCTGCTCTCGCCTTCAATATCCTTGGCGACAGCGACCGGGTGCCTGACGACACCAATATTCTGCTCAACGTGCTTGACGGCACCGTCCTCGAGAGTCAGGGCAACGTCAGCCTGAGCCGCAACCCAAGGCTGCTGCGCCACCAAGACCACGGTACGCCCTTTCAACAAATCGGAGCAGAAGCACCGCTCCCAAAGCGAGGCCGCCGTCTTGGCGTCGAGCGCCGAAAAGATGTCGTCGAGAAGCAGCAGGGGCGCCTTGGAGTACAGCGCCCTAGCCAGCGCGACGCGCGCCTTCTGGCCGCCCGAGAGGGACGCGCCGTTCTCCCCGACGACGGTCTGGTCGCCGGCGTCCAGCTCCCGCAGATCGACGGGGAGACAGCAGGCATTGACGACGGCGTCGTAGCGGACCGGCTCGGGGGGGCTGTTGAAGAGGATGTTCTCCTTGATGGTGTCGTTTTGCAGCCACGACGTCTGCGACGCGAAGGCGACGTCCTTGGGCCGCGTAATGACACCGCCCTCCTTGACCGTCTCGCCCAGGATCGCGAGCAGGAGCGTCGtcttgccgctgccgctgacGCCCGAGACGACGTTGAGCCCGCCCTGGGCGAAGTCGATGGAGAGGTCCTTGAGCTGGAACGAGGCCGTCTTGTTGCGGCGGAAGGTGGCGTCCCGGATGCGGAGGGGTCCCTCGGGGTACTCGTCGAGCGGCGTCGTGGTGGCAAAGTACCTGTCGAGGCGGCTGATGGCGATGGCGGCGCCGGTGATCTGGCGCGACATGAAGGCGACCTGGCCGACGTTGCGGCGGATCTGCTTGACGAGGTACGTCGTAGTGAAGGCCGTGGCGGCCGTCATGGGCTGCCCGCAGACGCCGACGTAGAGGGAGAACATTGTAATCATGGAGATGTAGGGCACGAGGGCGCTGATCTGGTTGAGCATGACGAACGACAGCGACACGCGCCAGAGGTCGCGCTGCTCGCTGGCGCGCGCGTCCTCGATGGTCTCGACGACGGCGTCCTCCCACGCAAAGTACTTGACGGCGCGGATGGAGGCGAGGTATTCGGAGACGAGCGAGATGCGGGCGTCCTGCGCGCGCCGAGCTTTCCGCGTCAGCCGGCCCATGAGCCGCGAGATGGTGACGGACACGGGCgcggcgaggaggaggatcaGCGTGCCCACGAGGGCGGGCCAGCCGAGCATCCTGTAAAGGCCGATGACTGAGAGAATGGTGCCCACGGGCACGCCAGTCCCGGCCATGACGACGTCGCGCGCGCCAAAGATGGCCTGCACGTCAGCCGCCATGAGGTTCGCCAGGCGACCGGCCGACGTCGTAGATCGCCCGGCCTCCTCATCCTTCTTGTTCCTCTTCTTATCCTTGTCCTTGGTATTCTTGTCCCCGGCGCCATCGGGCTTGGGCGCGAAAATGTCCTCCTCGAGCTCCATGGACCCCATGGCTCGGTGGTACAGCTCCTGCGTCAGGGCGGACCGCAGACGGACGACCAGACGGGTCGACGTGAAGACGTACTGCTGGAACAGAACAGAGCGCGACAGCGGGCCGCAGAACATGAGCACCAGCCAGAGCCAAGGCTTGACGGAGGCGCCCTGGGGGTCCGCGAGGTAGCCCAGGAGGTGGTACAGGCCGTAGGGGGCGACGAGCTCCGACGCGTAGGCCGAGGAGATGTAAAAGGCCATGAGGTTGACCTCCTTGCGCAGCAGGTAAAAGAGCGTCCACGTCGTCGTGACACCCCTGGCCCTCGCCTTCTTGATCCGCGCGAGGAGCAGCAGCGGCTCGTCGTACCAGGGCAGCTGGGGCAGGTCCTCAAGGACGACCTCGCCGGTGCGGGCGCCCTTCCACATGACGGGTGTGAGCCACTCGAACGTGAGGTAGTAGTTTGCCCAGCTGCACGTCTCCTCGGGCGCGGGCCCGCGCTTCTCGTAGTCCTCGGGCATGGGCACGTCGTTTTCAAGCGAGGGGGGCACCCATTCCCTGGGCGTGATGACGGAGAGGACTACGGCGGCCGCCAAGCTCGCGAGGCCGGCCTTCGCCGGCGCCGCCGCGAGGGCGCACTCGGACGAGACTTCGATGCAGGGCAGAGCGGAGGAGGCGGCGAAGACGAGGAGCTCGAGACCAAGGGCGAAGTTGACCTGGTGCAGGGCGACGTGCCGCCACTCGAGATCGTTGACGAGCCGTGAGAGGCCTAGGACGAGGGCGTAGGCGGCGACGAGGGCGTTGAGCCAGGGAGTCTGTCCGCGGGCGGCCGCGAGGGCGAGGAAGGCTAGTGCGGAAGCACGAACGAGCTGGGCGAGGAGTTCCCAGGGCCATCTGATGCTGGCGGCGCGGACAGTGGTGGTTGTGGCGGTTTGAGGTGGCGATGAGGGCTTGTTGCGGCGACGGATGAGGCGTGAAGCAGTCCAGAGCGCAGAgatgacgaggacgagggctTGAGGATACCCTGAGTCGGCGGTTTGGGTCACGTCGTTGATCCAGGGTAGTTCTGCATGGCTATTTGAGGTTCGTCAGTAACGTTCCTTTACAGCGTCTAATCAGATACGTAGGAGCAATGGATGAGAGACTGGCATCCTCCACCACACGCTCTCACGCGCCCTCACAGAAGAAATGTGCAGAAAGCACCTGTTGCCATAGATTCACTAGGTTTTTGAACCAAGCCCGGAGGAATAAGTCCCATAAGACTATCTGGTAGCAGTCTTTGCATCCCATATCTAAACCCGGAACGATTCCCCTTCCCATGGCCATGTAGCGGTCAAGCATTCTGTATAGAACTCACCTCTGCGCAGTCGCCAGCAAAGCCTGGGATCGCAATCGCGCCTCAGCCGCGAGCGCAAAGACTCTCCGAGGTATGAGATCCATCATCGTCAGGGGCAGCGCAGCGAGAGAGGTGTTGTCGACACCACGGCCTCTTCTCCGTTGGCGCTTCTCTCGATGTGGGATACTTGACTACTGCTATGAGCACCGCGTGTCATGAGCGAGAACGACGTTGAAACGAAGGATTGCAATTCGCTGGAGGATTAGTGCCCCTTCTGGGGAGTGAGGCAGTATGCAAGCCAAGACCAAGAAGGTCTACAGAAAAAGAGCGGAGGGGGCAGAAATATATCAAAACATGTCAAGAAGGTATTCAACGTAAGAAGAACGAAAGAGAATCCCGAGACGTTGTACCCGTAAGAAAAGGTCGATAAGATACGGCGAGACAGGGGGATCCCTGGTCTTCTAGGCTGTGCACCAGCTCTGGAGCAAATGGGAAACGGTCAATGAAGGCCTTCCGCTGGGGGGGTACCCCAGCTAGGCAGCCAGAGCCTAGTCGGGATGCGTTCATCCTCATTGCTCAAATGTTCGTTTCGTCCATCCTTCCGGGGTTGTGTGGTTTGTGACGGGGAGGGGCCGATTGCTGAGAATGCGGGAATGATGACTGGACCGCAGGACTGGCAAAGAATGCTAGCAGCTAATAAGACGGGGGGCAGGGTCACCAGTTGCGAAAGCGGCATCCAGAGTGTTGCAATCCAACCCGACATGGGTTTTTGCATGCCGCCCTTGGATTGACACATTTATCAGGTACTGTACTGAATCCCGAAGCCTAGCCCGACTGATCGTCATTGTCAGCTTAATACCCTTCAAAAGGCTCTCTCTCCAGTGCATTGCCTTTTCCCCAGGCTGCACTTTTGCAAGATGCACAAGAATCAAGTTTCCAACAACAGAGCTCTCGGACAACTTTGCCGGTCTCGGGACCGGAAAGTGGGGCCCTAGATTTGACCTCTTCCAAACGTCGGGAGCGGATGCGGAATGGGGTTGCCGGCCGAAGCAGGCAAGCCCAGGCAAGCCATCCCACTGACGCCACTCCCGTCTGTGAGGTCGAATTTAAACCAAAGTCCCAAACTTCAACGTACCAAAGTTCCTTTAGTAGATACGAAGACCAAATTACCTAGGTATCCTAAAGTGGCCTTCCTGATAAGAGCGCTTACGGACTTCAATTCCCCAAAGAGAATTTCGTTCGAGACGTATTCCAAGTTTCATGCCCATGCGGTCCCATGGATAATATTATGGGCGGGCACCCCCCCGTCGCATCCCGCCCATCTAGTTCCCGTCCCGTGTAAGAAAGCTTGGCATTTCAAGGAACCAACCCTTCTCGACTTCACACAGGGAGGATCATGGCCAGATTATCCCACTTGCTTGCAACGAATCGTCTCGGGGCATTGTGATTCACCAGAAAGATTTATAAACGTCACCGACTGCATCGCATGAAGCCTGTCTCTGCTCTGTTTGATATGGCCTTTTTTATCAATTCATCTCGCAAAGTACATAGCAACATAATTAATCATCCTACAATACGCAATCATCAAAATGCAGCCATGGACGTGAAATCACCTCCTCTCCATAGATCCCAACATCAAAACGCAGCAACATAGCGGCTGCCCCATCAAATACACCACCCCCTACACCGTtggaccccccccccccttctcgGGGCCTGTCAGCCTGCCCGACACCACCGGCATCTCGTCGCTCAAAACGGCAGGTCCAGGTTTCCCCCCTCACCACACGTCTCATTGGATCATGACCGGCACCTTCAAGAGAAAGCTCATCGACCTTTGAGAGGAGAGAGGGGGAGTCAAGACATGGCAATCATGTCATATGCATCTTTTCTTGTTTTCGCTCACCAATCCTTTTTTTCCCGCGCCGTTTTATCCGTGTGTTTTCCCTTCTCAACCACTATTGCAGGATAAACGAGATTAGGCAGCAGTCGCGATTCTGACCTTGAGTTGTTGTCCGTTCCTACCGGAGCGAGCAACATCTTTCATCAGAACCTAGGAGCCTCTCTCTTTCACTCATGACACAAACTCAAGGTCAAGGAACTAGACGGACACGCAAGGCACTCATACGTAGACAGGGAATCTAATTATACGCTGACAATCTTTACCCCAAAAAGTAATCAAGTTCTTTCAAACATAATACACACTTGAGCCTCCTGGCCGTGGTGATCTGTCTTCGTGATATGTACTTCATGTGCGTTAGAAACGTCTTCAAACGACCCCTCTCCCTTCTCACGCTCCATGGTTCCCAGGCAAGGATGAGAAAGAGATAGGCAGAGAGACCGATGAACAAACGAGCACACTTCAACCACCGAGTATAAAAACGCCCCCAAAGCCAAAGCCTCAACGCACTCCCCATTGGGCTTCTTTATTTCCCACTCCCCAAAAACTTGTTTTGACGACGCCAGGCAATGCAATTAATGAGCGCCTTCCCCACCGTTTCGTCTTTCCTTCCGTTCCATTCTTTCTCTCGTTCGTGTCGAGAATCAAAACATTAAGGGAACCTCGCTGTCCAAAAT of Colletotrichum lupini chromosome 8, complete sequence contains these proteins:
- a CDS encoding ABC transporter, translating into MMDLIPRRVFALAAEARLRSQALLATAQSHAELPWINDVTQTADSGYPQALVLVISALWTASRLIRRRNKPSSPPQTATTTTVRAASIRWPWELLAQLVRASALAFLALAAARGQTPWLNALVAAYALVLGLSRLVNDLEWRHVALHQVNFALGLELLVFAASSALPCIEVSSECALAAAPAKAGLASLAAAVVLSVITPREWVPPSLENDVPMPEDYEKRGPAPEETCSWANYYLTFEWLTPVMWKGARTGEVVLEDLPQLPWYDEPLLLLARIKKARARGVTTTWTLFYLLRKEVNLMAFYISSAYASELVAPYGLYHLLGYLADPQGASVKPWLWLVLMFCGPLSRSVLFQQYVFTSTRLVVRLRSALTQELYHRAMGSMELEEDIFAPKPDGAGDKNTKDKDKKRNKKDEEAGRSTTSAGRLANLMAADVQAIFGARDVVMAGTGVPVGTILSVIGLYRMLGWPALVGTLILLLAAPVSVTISRLMGRLTRKARRAQDARISLVSEYLASIRAVKYFAWEDAVVETIEDARASEQRDLWRVSLSFVMLNQISALVPYISMITMFSLYVGVCGQPMTAATAFTTTYLVKQIRRNVGQVAFMSRQITGAAIAISRLDRYFATTTPLDEYPEGPLRIRDATFRRNKTASFQLKDLSIDFAQGGLNVVSGVSGSGKTTLLLAILGETVKEGGVITRPKDVAFASQTSWLQNDTIKENILFNSPPEPVRYDAVVNACCLPVDLRELDAGDQTVVGENGASLSGGQKARVALARALYSKAPLLLLDDIFSALDAKTAASLWERCFCSDLLKGRTVVLVAQQPWVAAQADVALTLEDGAVKHVEQNIGVVRHPVAVAKDIEGESSTEVSDNSDTEVETQTDPLNDARKVAVDKGTKDVVAQEMKASGKSARLMCKCNPLKTFKASKLTTRNKVFKYMTYFGGPGYAVFCMFLMLLSQLSVMGGTLWLSVWVDAYDRQTAVDIAFYLGVYAAVTVTESVLYAAVFLVFENGAWHAARKLHNDFIRAVMRVSLSWYKQTPVGRIINRFSSDMSSLDLSVSPQLRAFLESSLALVIRIFAISSIMPIFIVPAAVASTCGLVVGEIYTRTAVTIKRLVASSQSPIFSQFADTLAGLPIIRARAGMPDTFGDNLADKLRVWSRAAEAHFNCNRWVAMRVDVITALVGLSAGIIAVSKAGLVGAGLVGFSLHNATGLSQTILGLVRSMNDLEVELQSFVRIKEYAGLDTEEKDDESYPEEGQVEYTDTPTHVIPKTWPTTGEIEFRNVTIRYDQDGPNILTDVNLKFRAGERVAIVGRTGSGKSTLVLSLLRFTHIVSGQILYDGVDITKIPRRRLREALTIIPQEAVLFNGTLRTNLDPTGKIAEPVLERALESCQGIASFQYQPSSDVDTDADDDAAAVVARDGDSSKLALSTVVNAKGENFSHGQRQVLSLCRALVRGSRLMLLDEATASMDYETDRGIQAVLRREVNGDGGGDDRTLVTIAHRLRTIADYDTVVVMGAGRVVEAGRPVELYKARGVFYDMVHHSGERKDLEELFEGGK
- a CDS encoding class II Aldolase and Adducin domain-containing protein — encoded protein: MRPAPRLEMIGLSEDSYGEHLITPHRTPCAYESFKIQVSTKGTQPSSHHPPIFGVCYGAHLCGMRPQARRPLLYFWKPKLPVGLHLIDAASDHRRGAHSASPSLNNQARIVRDGGPQNARAAQWTYNAGFASGPEYRLLSHSVSDVEVDPPYPYLPGLGYRQPKLELSRIKVYMRPFRMDIRVARKYSSLTLHLTHIKLKPTSAIAVSQIPHADASAVNHTNGNGVLPSSTIAPEKKPGQDKSKTLETKGFPRPQKFDDPYQQRQHLKERLALGFRIFAKNGFDAGVAGHITVRDPVEPQTFWLNPFGVPWPLLKASDLIRVDENGEVVEGGPVRLLNTAAYMIHHAVHEARPEINCVAHSHSLYGQAFSALGRNLDITTQDTCAFYNDVVLYNSFGGIVLGKEEGLRIAAALGNKKAAILQNHGLITCGKSVESCVYWFLSLERCCHQQLLADAAAGGRGHETVKIDQEDAEFTYKSIGSEVAGWFSGKPTFDMMEHESGVAYKM